A DNA window from Streptomyces canus contains the following coding sequences:
- a CDS encoding WXG100 family type VII secretion target has product MSGQILVNFATISQAAQDVRSTAGKIRTQLDELESGVKRISASWEGTAQESYRAKQAEWDQRAASMQQTLEAIAKALDSAAQNYQATESKNAQIWGG; this is encoded by the coding sequence ATGTCCGGGCAGATTCTTGTAAATTTCGCCACGATCTCCCAGGCCGCGCAGGACGTCCGCAGCACTGCGGGCAAGATCCGTACGCAGCTTGACGAGCTGGAGAGCGGTGTCAAGCGCATCTCCGCCAGCTGGGAAGGCACGGCGCAGGAGTCCTACCGCGCCAAGCAGGCCGAGTGGGACCAGCGTGCCGCCTCCATGCAGCAGACGCTGGAGGCCATCGCCAAGGCCCTCGACAGCGCCGCCCAGAACTACCAGGCGACCGAGTCGAAGAACGCCCAGATCTGGGGCGGCTGA
- the mycP gene encoding type VII secretion-associated serine protease mycosin, with the protein MGSGASRTARRSAAGTAAVAVLACGLPLAGATPIAAAERVRTTLADDDVRFQVDDTSCSFPSDVIKGTPWSLQRVVLDQLWQDTKGKNVKVAVIDTGVDTVNAQLKGGAVANGKDFLHPGGNGRTDKVGHGTKVAGIIAARKLDGTGFVGLAPEATIIPIRQNDDQGSGNVGTMIRAIEYAAKAGAKVINISQDTASKMDPTVDAAFRAVIKFAQEKDALIVAAAGNDGADGKIKETYPAAYPGVLAVAASDRNNARAPFSQSGPFVGVAAPGIDMVSTVPVGGNCVDQGTSFAAPYVSGVAALIRAKHPEWSYKQVITQIEQTADRTKAGRDNFVGWGVIDPAAAVNDDTTAPSADGPKPDSAGPAGDSANVQAATLVLGESEQQRTERYALYVLAAGFALVLLLFGGGRVLSDWRRKQGVGNNVESTGS; encoded by the coding sequence GTGGGATCAGGGGCATCGCGCACCGCGCGTCGAAGCGCCGCAGGCACCGCCGCCGTCGCGGTACTGGCCTGTGGGCTGCCCTTGGCGGGGGCCACACCGATTGCCGCCGCGGAGCGCGTGCGGACCACCTTGGCCGACGACGACGTGCGTTTCCAGGTCGACGACACCAGCTGCTCGTTCCCGTCCGACGTCATCAAGGGAACGCCCTGGTCGCTGCAGCGTGTCGTCCTGGACCAGCTGTGGCAGGACACCAAGGGCAAGAACGTCAAGGTCGCCGTCATCGACACCGGTGTCGACACCGTCAACGCGCAGCTCAAGGGCGGCGCAGTCGCCAACGGCAAGGACTTCCTGCACCCGGGCGGCAACGGCAGGACCGACAAGGTGGGCCACGGCACCAAGGTGGCGGGCATCATCGCGGCCCGGAAGCTCGACGGCACCGGATTCGTCGGCCTCGCTCCGGAAGCGACGATCATCCCGATCCGCCAGAACGACGACCAGGGCAGCGGCAATGTCGGCACGATGATCCGGGCGATCGAGTACGCGGCCAAAGCCGGCGCCAAGGTCATCAACATCTCGCAGGACACCGCTTCGAAGATGGACCCGACGGTCGACGCGGCTTTCCGGGCGGTCATCAAGTTCGCCCAGGAGAAGGACGCCCTGATCGTCGCGGCGGCCGGTAACGACGGTGCGGACGGCAAGATCAAGGAGACCTACCCGGCGGCGTACCCGGGCGTGCTTGCGGTCGCGGCTTCCGACCGCAACAACGCCCGTGCCCCCTTCTCTCAGTCGGGCCCGTTCGTGGGCGTCGCGGCACCGGGCATCGACATGGTCTCGACCGTCCCGGTGGGCGGCAACTGCGTCGACCAGGGCACGAGTTTCGCGGCCCCGTACGTCTCGGGTGTCGCGGCACTGATCCGCGCCAAGCACCCCGAGTGGAGCTACAAGCAGGTCATCACCCAGATCGAGCAGACGGCGGACCGGACCAAGGCGGGCCGCGACAACTTCGTGGGCTGGGGCGTCATCGACCCGGCCGCCGCGGTCAACGACGACACGACGGCGCCCTCGGCCGACGGCCCGAAGCCGGACTCGGCTGGCCCCGCGGGCGACTCGGCCAACGTCCAGGCCGCGACACTGGTCCTCGGTGAGTCCGAACAACAACGGACGGAACGCTACGCGCTGTACGTCCTGGCCGCCGGGTTCGCGTTGGTGCTGCTGCTGTTCGGGGGCGGGCGGGTTCTGAGCGACTGGCGACGTAAGCAGGGTGTGGGTAACAACGTGGAGTCAACGGGGAGCTGA
- the eccB gene encoding type VII secretion protein EccB, whose protein sequence is MATRRDELNAYSFARRRTVAAFLQPSPHGSEEAAPRPLKTVLPSLGVAALVLIGFGAWGMLSPTAPKGWDQQGKNILVGSESTTRYVLVKTKGENKLSLHPVLNLASAKLLLNGENPQVMKIKESVLDNSKYPMGATVGIPFAPDRLPSASDAEKAKVWALCEAPGSDGQPVRATYVLDQGDYDDLLHKGKKELNQREALYVEGPAASGDTSGPRYMVTRDGQAYLLGGVGWRLRGEESMQTLERAVFGAATPQKVSADFIKTLHVAGDLDFPDLGGDVGSVAHVEGLDPNYSKVGLILEADGSIGGKKQQYIVLKDKVQAVSDFTAQMWLHSTWVDGAYGSQKPAPVEVRFNDVQPSGGEWMSEKNWPEEPVTPANTHWEKGGNKVACSIWHGGKDDPRTGQDQMTVWTGQDYPKDVSQSGSSTYVSPGSGLLFKRLTGADAGGGSTFLVTDTGLRYSVPARNDSSVTGGEKADNNTQQQTNTAQVRLGYGKIKPVAVPAAWADLLAAGPELSSGNAEQAQGS, encoded by the coding sequence ATGGCGACACGTCGGGATGAGCTGAACGCTTACTCCTTCGCGCGCAGGCGCACGGTGGCGGCGTTTCTTCAGCCGTCACCGCACGGTTCGGAAGAGGCGGCACCGCGGCCCCTCAAGACCGTCCTGCCGAGTCTCGGTGTGGCGGCGCTGGTCCTCATCGGATTCGGCGCCTGGGGCATGCTCAGCCCGACCGCTCCGAAGGGCTGGGACCAACAGGGCAAGAACATCCTCGTCGGCAGCGAGTCGACGACGCGCTATGTACTGGTGAAGACCAAGGGCGAGAACAAGCTCAGCCTGCACCCGGTCCTCAACCTGGCGTCCGCCAAGCTGCTGCTGAACGGCGAGAACCCCCAGGTCATGAAGATCAAGGAGTCGGTGCTCGACAACAGCAAGTACCCGATGGGCGCGACCGTGGGGATTCCGTTCGCGCCGGACCGGTTGCCGTCGGCTTCGGACGCGGAGAAGGCCAAGGTCTGGGCGCTGTGCGAGGCGCCGGGCTCGGACGGGCAACCGGTGCGCGCGACGTACGTGCTGGACCAGGGCGACTACGACGACCTGCTGCACAAGGGGAAGAAGGAGCTGAACCAGCGGGAGGCCCTGTACGTCGAGGGCCCCGCCGCGTCCGGCGACACCAGTGGTCCGCGGTACATGGTCACCAGGGACGGGCAGGCCTACCTGCTGGGCGGTGTGGGCTGGAGGCTCCGGGGGGAGGAGTCGATGCAGACGCTGGAACGCGCGGTGTTCGGAGCCGCGACACCGCAGAAGGTCAGCGCGGACTTCATCAAGACGCTGCATGTCGCGGGCGACCTCGACTTCCCCGACCTGGGCGGGGACGTGGGATCGGTGGCGCACGTCGAGGGCCTCGATCCCAACTACTCCAAGGTGGGCCTGATCCTCGAGGCCGATGGTTCCATCGGCGGCAAGAAGCAGCAGTACATCGTGCTGAAGGACAAGGTCCAGGCCGTGTCGGACTTCACGGCGCAGATGTGGCTGCACAGCACCTGGGTGGACGGCGCGTACGGCTCCCAGAAGCCGGCACCGGTGGAGGTCAGGTTCAACGACGTCCAGCCGTCGGGCGGCGAGTGGATGAGCGAGAAGAACTGGCCCGAGGAGCCGGTGACCCCTGCCAACACGCACTGGGAGAAGGGCGGGAACAAGGTCGCGTGCAGCATCTGGCACGGCGGCAAGGACGACCCGCGGACCGGCCAGGACCAGATGACCGTCTGGACCGGCCAGGACTACCCGAAGGACGTCTCCCAGAGCGGTTCGAGCACCTACGTCTCGCCCGGCAGCGGCCTCCTGTTCAAGCGACTCACGGGTGCCGACGCCGGTGGCGGCAGCACCTTCCTCGTCACCGACACCGGCCTGCGCTACTCGGTCCCCGCACGCAACGACAGCTCGGTCACCGGCGGCGAGAAGGCCGACAACAACACCCAGCAGCAGACCAACACCGCCCAGGTCAGGCTCGGTTACGGCAAGATCAAGCCGGTCGCGGTGCCGGCCGCGTGGGCCGATCTGCTGGCGGCGGGGCCGGAGCTCAGCAGTGGCAACGCGGAGCAGGCGCAGGGGTCGTAG
- a CDS encoding WXG100 family type VII secretion target has translation MAGQQFTMTEEEMVAFSGKISSVNSSIQGEISRLQTVIDTITGGWKGSAATAYNNLQSQVNQDANKINQILNDIKEAIDQSTKAYAASEEEQRASIQNIAASSPFG, from the coding sequence ATGGCTGGACAGCAGTTCACCATGACCGAGGAGGAGATGGTCGCGTTCAGCGGCAAGATCTCCTCGGTCAACTCCTCGATCCAGGGCGAAATCTCCCGCCTGCAGACCGTGATCGACACGATCACGGGCGGCTGGAAGGGCTCGGCGGCCACCGCGTACAACAACCTGCAGTCGCAGGTGAACCAGGATGCCAACAAGATCAACCAGATCTTGAACGACATCAAGGAAGCGATCGACCAGAGCACCAAGGCCTACGCGGCTTCGGAAGAGGAGCAGCGCGCGTCCATCCAGAACATCGCGGCCTCGTCCCCCTTCGGATGA